The Prunus dulcis chromosome 3, ALMONDv2, whole genome shotgun sequence genome segment GTTCCAGCcgtcctatatatatatatttcattcaCGCCTTTGGTGTTTGAAGCTCTCCAAATTCAGATTCcaagaacaaacaaaatatgcatttttttggctttgatTCAAGTTCTACGTTTATACCTAAGAACACATAGATTCATCTTCCTTGTCTTCCAAACTTGTATCCTCAGGAGCTTAAACCAAGAGCTTTCTAGCTTGCTTGGAGTACATAACTATAACAAACAGAGTGAAGGATATCCACAGTTCCATAACAGgaaaagtaattaaattacCTCATTCTCAACTCTATTGTCAAGTTAGCAATGCAACAAAGTATCAACAAAGAGAAATTAAGAATAATACACGGCATATTTAATATATTCAAGAGAAGAGATGCTTACCTCCATGAGCTCCAATTTGGCAGAATCAACTCCCTCAACATCATCAAATCCAACTGACTGATTATCAGGTCTCCGCTTTTTGGCTGGGCTATTACCAGCAGTAAGTTGACGATAAAGAAGCCACATCAATGGCAGCAAAGGAATCCACAGAGATATTATAGTTATCAAAGTAGTCCTCATTGACATCAACACTGATTGAGGAGCCGAGCTATAGGTAattcctttctctctcatcaAACTAAGTAAAAATTTCTCATCATGATCTATTTTTCTAGTGGAATACTGCCAGTCAGGGGTTGAAGCTTGAGTGActgataattttttcaatacGTTCGTATTCAGTGCTTGATCAGATCGAGAACCATCATCACTTGTGACCTTATCGGCCATATTCTCTCCTTGTACGTTTGTCAattcttcatcaaacaaatgATTATCCCCAGCAAAGCGACAGTTTGTGTTATAATATATCCGACGAGATCCCTCTTCAAGTAGAACTTTCGTAACAGAATCATTTCGAAGGCTTGTTATCAATTCTGAATATGGAACCATTTTTGGAGAAGGCACTGCTGTTAACTTCAAAAACAGATAGCACAGCCCCAATGTtgcagaaattgaagaaaaaagagtcaCTCTTCTTATATTCTTTCTCAAGAAGGTCCCAATACCATTTAACACCGATCGAATCGTAACTGTTTTCAATCTTATAGTTAATAACCGCAACCTTGGGCGTAATCTTAAAGAAAATCTCTTCCTCAAAGACCTTAACTTggtgtttcctttttttcccaaatGCATCTGCTTATTTGCACTGTTTGCATTTGTCAGTGGCTCAATTTTGTTGTAACAACACAACTCCTGTTTAGATTTATAACGATTATTGAATCCCTTTAAGAAAACTCCACTTTTTCCATTACTCAGTGGCCTAAGCTCATTGTTCCAGAGCAACCCATGTTGAAAGTCGCAAAATTTGTGATAACCCAACGAACGAAAAGCAAATGAACGACAACAAAAACCTCTATATCTCCCCAAAGACTTGGACTTTCGGCCATGAACTTCCAATTTGTTTGGAATAGATAAGAACCCAGTATTGCaaacaacagaaaaacaaGCCATGCCACCTCTACAACAATACTTATCTATTGAAATACAAGAAGTAAACCTACTAACTGTAACAGGAACATTGCAACATTAATACAGAAACCTCATAAATAGGTGGAATTTGGCAAAACAACAaaccagaagaagaagaagaaaaacctgTCAGAACTGTTTCACAAGCACAACCATCAAACCTGGAACAGCCTGTGGGAGCAAGAAGAGTGTTAGCTAGTGAGTTTGGGAAGAAGAAAGCAGTTCCTGTGGACTGAGAAATTATCTCCAAGCCTTAACAGATATCCAAATGTTCAGCTCTGATGGGTCCTTCTGTTCCTCTGTCATGGGTGTGGTTGCAGAAGATTACgagttttgttgtttttttttgtttgttagaGGTGTCAAGCCCTTCTTCGTGGGAAAGCCCGGACCTTTTTAAGTGGAGAGACGACGCGGCTATCAACGACGTAATCTTTGATGTCGTCCTTACCCAACAAACCACGCGTTTTGTTGTCGTTGGTTGACATTGAGCAACGACTCGAACCCCGTCGTTCCGTCATCTCGGTGAAACGACATCGTTAAAGGTCCGTTTATGCGTCACAGTCCGTTGATGTTTAGACACCAATATCTCCCGAATTTATGGCACTTCAGAAATAATCATATCCCGTGAAATTTTGATCCTACTGAGAGGACGACGCACTTTACTTTGACACTACAAACACGCGTAATGCTCCTTTTGGTTTGGTGGAGGATAGAAACCACCATTCTTAGGACCTCCTCTGTCTGAATCTTATTGATTGAAGCAGAAACCATTGAGATATGAGCATTAACGATCATATCTCACATCAGACgaagaaacagaggaaaacCAATTATTCACTGGCTTAAATTCTCCAATACCCAGGTTGgttttcatttcttcctttccttcaCCATGATTTTCCTTtggcttttcaatttttgccTCAATACATCAAGAAATTCATGGTTTCATTAGGATTTGTGTTGTGGatgttaattttcttcttatcaTTTCAAAGTTCCTCTTTGCCCATCGgattattatgtttttttggttgtaaaTCTTGAATGGAATGTTGTGATTCATTGCACTGTTATTGGATATCCGTTTGTTTGTCCAAATCAGAAATGGCTGTTTTTGGATTATATGTGAATTATGGGTTTGGAACAAAGCTATGTAGTGATTCTTTAAAGggtaatattaattttgttgtaTTGTGGTATCGTTGCTAGAGCATCTTCTTATGTCTGTCTGTAGTTTCTCCTGTTGTGCATACCATTTGTCGACCATATTCATTGTTTGATCTCGTAGCTGTATCAATCATTTTTAAATCCGTGTGCCATATTCATTGACTAATGGAAGTTGTCTACTGTATGCTTCATTAGATTATTTTAAGTCGATACTTTCCTAGCATTGTAACGTGCAAGTCTTATTATCATTTTGGCAGCAATAGGTTGTTGTCATATTAATGGCTACTACAAGTTGTCATTGATCTGATTTTGAGTGTTTCTGGAAGTGGGGTTGTTTGCTTTCTTGTAATTTTCATTGATCTGTGATTGCAAGCagtatcatttttcttttctttcaccTCTTTTAGATTTTGCTGCCTATTTGATCCACGAGATTGGTGAAGGAAAACAAGTCCTTATACAATGTGGTGTGCAAGAGATTCTTTAAGATAGTAGAATGGAAAAGAAACTGGAAGAAGATGACCATGAGGCAGGTCCAGTTCCTGCACTGAGATTGGACAGATTTGGTTTTTTAAAGCAGGAACTTTCTCCTCAAGGTTTAACCAAGGGCAGGTCAGCCTATGAATATGAGAGGTAAGCCTTTCCTTTTTGATGTACCATTTTAACATTCTTTAATATTTGGCCATAAAAGAAGTTCGCTTTAATGCATATGACTTGagcaaattaatatttgatCTATGCTAATCAGATATTGATATGATTATTTACTACATCTGATCACGTTTTTCAGAGAGGAAAGAAGGGTTAGAAAATGGAGGAAAATGATTGGTGTGGGAGGGAGTGATTGGAAACACTATATTAGGAGAAAACCTCATGTTGTTAAAAGGAGAATAAGGAAAGGAATCCCTGATTGTTTAAGGGGTCTGGTGTGGCAGTTGATCTCTGGCAGTCGAGACCTGCTGCTGATGAACCCTGGAGTTTATGAGGTACACATGATTCCTGGTTTCTTATGTGAACTTTGCTACATCTTATATGCCATTGCTTTATGAGTTTGTAATTAAGGATTTTATATGTTGTTCATAGGGGAAGGTTCCCCTGTCTTTGTTAACAATTTCTTTGGTACAGTAGGATTAATACTCTTCACTATTTATTAATCAATGAAAGAAAGCACTGGGTCCCAAATCAGGTGGTTCACAGGGATGACATGGTCAATCATTTGAAAcgcaaaataaataatgtgtGGCTGGAAAATCTATTGAGATGACCCTTAAAGAAAAACCTAAATACTTTAGCAGATTGGCATGAGAACTACCCCTGCCAAAATCCTTGCAAATCTATGGATTTTTTACAAGCCATTTTGGTTAACAAAAATATCTTATGCGGATTCATCGTAAAATGAGCTCTGAACCCAACCCTATGTTAAACCTTGTTCTAAGCAGGCTCCAGTTGAAGAATCACATTGTttggaaataaaatttgttggTTAACTTTGGATTATGAAACTGTGTTGCCTTGGTGCATACCTGGTGGTGTTACTAGAAACTGCATGTATGCCTAATCTAGTCAGCATTTGGAAGGCTTGTAGAAAGACTCAATCAAGTTGCTTATTATCATAATTATCTTTCCTATCTTGTGATGTTCGAATTGGTGCTGCCAGTCTTTGACACGGTTTTAGGTTGATCAGAGCTGACATTAATGCCAAAAGTCAACATTCAAGCAATAGGCTTAAGATATCTTCCTATCTTGAGTACTTTATGCCTTGGCTAGGTTCATGTTAGTTGAATTTGAAATATCTCCTTTGAGTCTTTTGTTGAGAAAGTGGATAACTATGTGGTGTGGGATTATTTTAGGTCGGCTGGATGGTGGCTGGACAAATTTAATTACACCGCTCTTCCTTATTTGTGATATTATTCATTTCACATCATGAGTTGATTTTTCATCTAATGCTTATCCTTCTTTGTGCATGCACACCCATAGTATTAAACTAAGAAGTGGTATGGTTTTTGCAGCAATTAGTAATTTATGAGACATCAGCTTCAGAGCTGGATATAATTCGAGATATATCCCGTACCTTCCCTTCACATGTTTTCTTCCAGCAGCGACATGGTCCTGGTCAAAGGTCCCTCTACAATGTTTTGAAGGCATACTCTGTCTTTGACAGAGAAGTTGGATATGTTCAGGTTTGAGACTTTCTTTTCGTTCGCTGTTGCACTTAATTTATGCCAGACACTGGATAATTTTAAATGGTTAAAAGAATGCAGGGAATGGGGTTTCTGGCTGGTCTATTGCTTCTTTATATGAGTGAAGAGGATGCATTTTGGTTATTAGTCGCATTACTCAAAGGAGCAGTCCATGCACCAATGGAAGGTTTATATCAGGTAGCCCTTTTGTTATATGAATGTCTTGATCTTATCTTTTGGGGTTTGTAGATTAATTAAGTGTAATCATGCGCATATTTATCGAAAAAGAAGAATGTAGTCCGCTACTTTGGTCATATGGTACATTTACTAGAATtaagaggaaaacaaaaaagccaaTGACGTCAGATAATGCCTAGTTTGAGGTTTGAGGAGTTCATTCACATTCATTTTTATCTATTCGGGTTATGCGTAGCTTGTTCATTTATTATATTCAAAGCctgatttattgttttctattGAAAAAGTGGGGAATAGAAATGGAGAAAATGGCTTCATGCTTTGATAATTGGTAGTTTATGCTTGTCATGTAGGTAGGGCTACCACTAGTACAACAATACCTTTTTCAGTTTGACCAGTTAGTAAAGGAGCACTTGCCAAAGATGGGAGAGCATTTTACTCAAGAGATGATAAATCCTAGCATGTATGCAAGCCAGTGGTTCATAACCGTTTTCTCCTATTCTTTCCCATTCCATTTGGCTCTTCGAATTTGGGATGTCTTTCTCTACGAGGTTAGCGATTTCTAATGTGTTATATCTCTCTTTGGAAGTACTATGGTTTGGATTTTAACTTAAACTTgatctattattttttatttttacaggGTGTTAGAATTGTTTTCAAAGTTGGTTTAGCCTTATTAAAGTATTGTCATGACGACTTGGTGAGTATATCAGGATGCCTTTCTGCTCCAAATCAT includes the following:
- the LOC117623205 gene encoding EVI5-like protein, with product MEKKLEEDDHEAGPVPALRLDRFGFLKQELSPQGLTKGRSAYEYEREERRVRKWRKMIGVGGSDWKHYIRRKPHVVKRRIRKGIPDCLRGLVWQLISGSRDLLLMNPGVYEQLVIYETSASELDIIRDISRTFPSHVFFQQRHGPGQRSLYNVLKAYSVFDREVGYVQGMGFLAGLLLLYMSEEDAFWLLVALLKGAVHAPMEGLYQVGLPLVQQYLFQFDQLVKEHLPKMGEHFTQEMINPSMYASQWFITVFSYSFPFHLALRIWDVFLYEGVRIVFKVGLALLKYCHDDLIKLPFEKLIHALRNFPDDAMNPDTLLPMAYSIKVSRGLEETRQEYEKKNRKINQSTENEKQLQ
- the LOC117620690 gene encoding probable inactive ATP-dependent zinc metalloprotease FTSHI 3, chloroplastic; its protein translation is MACFSVVCNTGFLSIPNKLEVHGRKSKSLGRYRGFCCRSFAFRSLGYHKFCDFQHGLLWNNELRPLSNGKSGVFLKGFNNRYKSKQELCCYNKIEPLTNANSANKQMHLGKKGNTKLRSLRKRFSLRLRPRLRLLTIRLKTVTIRSVLNGIGTFLRKNIRRVTLFSSISATLGLCYLFLKLTAVPSPKMVPYSELITSLRNDSVTKVLLEEGSRRIYYNTNCRFAGDNHLFDEELTNVQGENMADKVTSDDGSRSDQALNTNVLKKLSVTQASTPDWQYSTRKIDHDEKFLLSLMREKGITYSSAPQSVLMSMRTTLITIISLWIPLLPLMWLLYRQLTAGNSPAKKRRPDNQSVGFDDVEGVDSAKLELMEIVLCLQGAINYNKLGAKLPRGVLLVGPPGTGKTLLARAVAGEAGVPFFTVSASEFVEMFVGRGAARIRDLFNMARKYSPSIIFIDELDAVGTKRGRSFNDERDQTLNQLLTEMDGFESDSKVIVVAATNRPEVLDSALCRPGRFSRKIVVGEPDEEGRRKILAVHLRGIPLEEDSNLICSLIASLTPGFVGADLANIVNEAALLAARRGGETVAREDVMEAIERAKFGINDKQLRPSTISKELGKMFPWMPSLMGKNNTRQDGLPGPLGYQALS